ACCTAAAATTGGACGGTTGGTCAAAGACAGACACACCACATTTAACCCCTTCAACTTCCCCACAATAGTCGCACCAGTCAGCTCTCTTTCCCCAACATTCATCTTCGCCGATACCACCGTGTGCATTGACCATCCTACCTCCTTTTCTCTCTTCCATTGAAGGGTTCAACCTTACACTCAACAAACCAGACTCTTTTGTATCTTTAAAGATGGTTTCCCCTTCTGTTGCATTCAAAATAATTTTATGGTCGATAATACGAAAATCTTCTGGTAGGTTATATACTGTTATTATACGTTCTTCTTCAAGAATTTTTACCTCTCTTTTTACGTCACCTCTTTCAACAAATTTGACCCAATGGTTAACTGAATGTATTTTAGCAAAGACAGGTCCTGATGTTAGTTCAGAAAAATCTTTATGAAATGTGTACCCATGCTTGCCTTCTTCAGACCAGTTATCAACTCCGTTAACAATACCGTGAGATACCCATATTCCTCTATGGTGTCTATGGTCAACCTTCTCTGGGTTACCGGGTGCGGGTGGAGTTCTAAGAACAGACTTGTTTTTTGGACCTATTACTGGAAAAAGGAAAGGTCTAACAAGGTCTTGGGTTGCGTAGTTATAGGTAGTAAAAAGTGTTTCATTGATAAAAACATCTATTGTGCCATTATCGTTCTGTTTAAGTGCAACAGATTGTGGTGCTTCAGAAGTTTTATTAACTGTATATTCAACTTCAGTATCAGATGAGATACTTGGAGGGATAAAAAGAAGATAAATTTTACCATCTACTTTATTTGTCTGCCCGTAAAAACTGTTTTTACCATCATTAAGTAGAAAAATTCCTTCTTCTTCCCATTCAATTTTTATAGGCGAGTTTTTAAAATCTCGGACCTTATTTTTAATTTTAATTTTTTTCATTTACCTATCTCCATAGTTTTTTGATTTGAAAAATAAAAACTTAAGAAAAATTATATCCCTGTTCTTTTGTGGCATATTTCAGATAACCATACAACCCTTCTTGCACTCTCAGGACTAACAAATAGAGGTACGCCTTCTGTTAGCGTTTTGTAAAGATGGTCATAAAACGCTACTGAAAAATGGACAGCGTCTTCAGGCGTTTTCCAGTATTCTTCTGTCCATTCAATATCTTCGCTACAATATGCACGTCCCTCAGAAATAGCTATTTCAGGGAGTTCTCTATCTGGAAGTGTAGTAGGGTCAAAATATTTCCACCAGATTTCAGAGTAGTTTGCTTTCAATCCACCTTTAGTTCCAGCTATAATATACTTTTCTGGTTGTGTATAAGCAAAAGCTGAAGAAACTTCTAAATCGAGCAGAGGAGATTTTTTTCCCTTCATTATTATTTTTACGTGGTCATCGGCATCCCCTAACGTTAGAGTCTTTTCAAGATGACAAAAGATTTCATAATCATCATCTTCAGGCATAAACTGTAATGCGTGATCAATTGAGTGTGGGCAAGTATTGTTTAGAGTACCACCTTTAAATTTTCTGAGAGTTTGCCAGTCCCATCTTCTTCCAAAACCGTTCCAGTTAATTTTTATTTCAACAATTTTTCCAAGTATTCCAGAATCAACAATCTCTTTCATTTTTTGAAAATGGGTGCAATGTCTTTTATTTTGGAAAGGAGCAAAAATTTTATTATATTTTTTAGATGCTTCTATCATCTTATCAACATCAGCAACATTATCAGATAATGGTTTTTCACATACAGTATTTTTTCCTGCAGCAAGAGAGGCAAGTGTACATTCTGTGTGAAGGTAAGAAGGGGTAGCAACGGAAACAAGTTCAACCTCTTTATCTGTTAAAAATTCATTAAAATCTTTATAAACTCTACATTTTAAATTTTCTTTCGCTTCTTCTCTTCTTTCATCGTTGGGTTCACACAAAGCAACTATGTCATATTTATCGGGTAACTGACCTATACTGTGACAATGAATACCTTTACCGCTTCTTCCATATCCGGCAACACCTGCTTTAATCTTCCTCATCTTCTCTTCTCCTTTACCTCCAACATTATCTTGTTAGAGGCTCTGTTCATTGTTGTAAAAATTGTCAATTACAAACTTGTAAACTGTGAGGGACTTATAATTTTAAATGAATCTTTTAAGGTATTTGATACTTTCAAGCGCAATTGTTTCTGCTCCGTGAGAGAAATCAAATACTTCAAGAGAAATCCATCCTTGATAATCAATCTCTTTTAATGCTTTTAAAATAGGAGCGTAATCTATCTCCCCTGAACCCGGATACATCCTGTTAACATCATTTACGTGGAAATGCCTTAAATACTTTTTTGAATTACTAATAATCTCTGGAATAGATAAAGATTCAGCCGACATAGCCTTAACGTCAAGGTGAAGTTTCAAGTTAGGGTGAGAAATCTCTTCAATCAATTCTATGGCTTCACTAGCAGTATTTATAAAATTAGTTTCATTTTTGGTTAAAGGTTCAAGACAAATATCTATATTTCTTGATTCACATACTTTTAATGCTTCTACCAACCCTTCTTTAACGTGCCCTTTAACCTCTTCTCTGGTCTGTCCTTCTCCAATATTTCTCTGTTTAGGTGAACCCAGTACCATCAGTTCCCCTCCTATATCAGAAGTAAACTCAGCAAGACTACACAAATATTCAGTAGTTCTTTTTCTTATGGAAGAATCACTACTTGACATTGATAACCCATCTGGCTTAGCTAACAGCCAGTGGCTTCCGATTATACTAACACCATATTCTTCTGATAAATCTTTGACCTCTTTCCGTTTATCTAAGGAGATGTTTTCAACAGAGTCATCAAAAGTAAAAGGTGCAATTTCAAGCCCTTCATATCCAAGATTTTTTATAAAAGAAAACACTTTCTTTAGTTCCCATCCTTTAAATATTTCGTTACATATTCCGTGTTTCATTTTTTAAACTCCTTTCCTCTCAAAATAGCTGGTTTATTGATATCTATTTCTGTAGGTATAAAAGGTATCTCGTTTACAATTGTAGTTCCTACAGGTTTTGATACTTCTTCTTCTATTTCTATAGATTTGTCGCCAATACCTGTGGCAAGAATAGTCATCCTTATTTCATTTTCAAGGTTTTCATCAATAGCAACTCCTATAACCTTAGACGGAGAGGCTATTTTTCTCTCTATAAGATTCATTGCGTTCCCCACCTCTCTCAAAGTAAGGTCTTTGCTTCCAGTTAAACTAATAAGTATATTTTTTGCTTCCATTATATTGTTTTTTTCAACAAGAGGATTGTCTATCGCATTATTTGCTGCATCTTCTACTCTATTTTCACCTTTGCCTGAACCAAGCCCCACAATACCTTTTCCTGCTTTTGAAACAATAGAACATATATCTGCAAAATCAATATCAAAAATTTTAGGTTTATAAATCAAGTTAGATAGAGACTCTATTGTCCTTGAAATAATTTCATCTATTTTCCCAAAAGCATCCGTAATCCCAACGTCTTCAGCAACATGGTCATATAACCGTTTGTTTGATAAATGGATAAGTGTGTCTACATTATTTTCAAGGATTTCAAGACCTTTTTTTGAGTACTTGATTTTTTTATCGCCTTCAAATGCAAAAGGAGTAGTAACAAAAGCTATAACTATAGCGCCAAGGTCTTTAGCAATTTTTGCTATAACTGGAGAACTCCCTGTCCCAGTACCGCCTCCTAAACCTGCAACCAGAAAAACAAAATCTGAGTTATCAAGCACTTCTTTAATCTTCTCTTTATCTTCGTTAGCAGCAAACTTGCCTTTCTCAGGGTCTCTGCCTGTCCCACTTCCTTTAGTAATCTTCTCTCCAATCCGTATTTTTATGTCTGCTTTGGAATAGGTTAGAGCATTAGCATCAGTATTAAAAATAATTGATGTTATACCTTTAACATCTTCTGATATCCGTGAAATAATATTACTACCTGCATTACCTATACCAACAATTTTAATATTAATTGCCTTACTTTCTTCTGGAGAGTCAGTTATTAGTTTTGCCATTTCTAATTCTCCCTAAAAATTCATTTGATTTAGTTTTAGTTTTCTGTACTGAGTGTACTACTGTTTTTAATATTTTTTGCCACCATTCGCTATCTTCAAGGTTTCGTATAGATTTTGAAGCAAGCATAACAGTTCCAATAGCTGATGCAAAGTTAGGTGCTTGATAGTTAGAATCAAGGTTAAAAGGTCCAGTAGGGATACCAATCCTTGCTGGTAACCCAAAAACACTCATTGCCAAATGCTCAAACCCTTGAAGCCTTGCTCCACCCCCTGTCAACACTATCCCCGCTATACAACTATGTTTCAATAGATATTGGTCAACCTTTGTTTTTACATAATCAGTTAAAATTTCCGAAGCCCTGGCATAAACAATATGAGATATTTCATTTGTTGAGACGCTTCTGGATAACTTTCCTGTTAAATCAACAATATCTACTTGTCTTTCAAGGATAGGGGATTTTTCTTGAACAAGATTTGGATAATTTGCCCATCCATATTTTTTCTTTAGTTCTTCTGCATTTAACTCAGATGTGTGTAGAATGTGAGAAATATCCCAATCAATGTTTTTGCTACCAATCCCCACTGAATCTGTTGTTAGAACAGAATTGTTTGAAAACATAATCAAATCGGTAGTGCTTTTTCCAATATCTATAAGTATACATCCAAGTTTCTTTTCTTCTTCTGTTAAACACGATTCAGCTGCTGCCCAGGAGTGAGGATAAAACCCTTCAACCAACCCTCCAGCTTTTTTCACACAGGTTTCAATATCTTTCATAGGGTTGGTTTCTGCTGTAACAACGTGCATCTTTAAAAGAAGTGAATTACCGTGCATACCAACAGGAGGTTTTTTTGTCTGGTTAGTATCGTCTATTATATACTCTTGAGGTGTTGTGAACAAAATTTGCCTATCTGCTCCGTATGAAGCAGATACTGAATTGGCTATTTCTCTTTTAACTTTTTCAATATCAGATTCAGAAATAGTTCTTCCTTGTGGCTCAATAGTTATGCTTTTAGGATATGATATACCGGTAAGATGACCACCGCCTAACCCAATATTGACTTTTATAATATTTTCCCCAGAATCGTTCTTTAATGACCTCAAAACTGTATGAATACTGTTGCTAACCTCTTCAATATCGGTTACTCTCCCTCTTTGAACAATATCTTCAGAGAAATTCATAACATTTGCGGCTATAGCCTCAAGTCCAGTCTCTTTTGCGACACAAGTTATTCCAAAAATTTTACTTGTCCCTATATCAAGGGCTGTGATAATTTGGTTTAGCATATTTTTTTCTCTCTTTTTATCGAACTATCGGGTCTTCAAATCGTATATCAACATATTCCCAATTTTGTTGATTTTTTTCTATCTCATTAAACACAATTTTTAAAAATTTGAATTTTTCAGCAATATCTTCTTTTGCGACCAGTATCCTTTTTCCATCAGAATAGATTACCATCTCTTGATTTCTTAAAAATATAATTTTATCTGGGTTGATATGTTTCTTTAAGTTGTTACAATTGTAAGCGTTTTCAATCTCTTTAATTGTGTTTAGTTTCCACAAATCTTTTTCTGTAACCTCTTGATTTTCAATAGAAACATTTTCAATTATAGAAAATGAGGAGAAACCTTCTTTTATAGGATATACAACCTTTCCTTTTCTGTCAACACAAAAAAGGTTTCCATTATCTAAAATGAACATCCAAGGTTTTCTAACAACCACTTCAATTTGAAGAGTATTAGGAAATATTTTTTTTATTTTACAATCCTCAACCTGCTGATTTTCTACAATAACCTCTCTTAAGCCGTTTATATCACAGAAAAGCAGGTTTTTTCCCATTTCCATTTCAAGAAGCCCAGAATTGATAGAACTTTCATACTTAGGAATTACATTTATATTCTTGATATAAAATATTTCCATATTTTTAAGAAATTTTATAGACAATTTTTTTAGAGTAATAGTACCAACAACAAGCAGAACAACCAGAATGATAGACAAAATAATTTTCAGTTTCTTTTTTCTTCTCAAAAAAGTCTGCTTTCTTACATCCCTTATCCTTTCTTGTGTCTTTGATTTTCGCATTTTTTTATTGCCAACTGAACCAGTTTTTCGCAAAGAACTTCAAAAGTTATACCTACTGCTTTTGCTGCATCAGGTAAAAGGCTTGTATTTGTTAAACCAGGTATAGTATTAACATCAAGAATATATGGAACGTCTTTTGAAAGAATTATTTCCATTCTTGCACACCCTGAACATCCAAGGACCTTATATGTTTTTAAGGAAACATCTTCTATTTTTGCAAGAGCGTCTCTGTTTAATCTTGGTGGTATTATATGTTTACTTCCTCCGCTTGTATATTTTGCTTCATAATCATAAAAACCTGTTGGAGTCTCTATTTCTATTATAGGGAGAATCTCTGGGTTTTCATTACCAAGGATTCCAACTGTAACTTCTGTTCCTTTAAGATACTCTTCTACAAAAACTTCATTATCGAGAGAGAAAGATTCTTCAACTGCGTTCAACATTTCTGTACGGTCTTTGACTATCTTAATTCCAATGGTTGACCCGAGGTTTGCAGGTTTTACAACAGCTGGAAACCCAAAAGGTAGGTCATCAGGGGTTGTACCTTCATTTATTTCTACAAAATTAGCAGTAGGTAAACTATGATAAAAAAAGAGTTTCTTCATTATAATCTTGTTTAAGCATATAGCCGAAGAAAGAACACCTGACCCTGTATAAGGTAAATTAAGAGTTTCAAGGAAGCCCTGTATTATTCCACTTTCACCTTTACCTCCATGCAGGGCTATAAAAACGC
This genomic window from bacterium contains:
- a CDS encoding PmoA family protein; amino-acid sequence: MKKIKIKNKVRDFKNSPIKIEWEEEGIFLLNDGKNSFYGQTNKVDGKIYLLFIPPSISSDTEVEYTVNKTSEAPQSVALKQNDNGTIDVFINETLFTTYNYATQDLVRPFLFPVIGPKNKSVLRTPPAPGNPEKVDHRHHRGIWVSHGIVNGVDNWSEEGKHGYTFHKDFSELTSGPVFAKIHSVNHWVKFVERGDVKREVKILEEERIITVYNLPEDFRIIDHKIILNATEGETIFKDTKESGLLSVRLNPSMEERKGGRMVNAHGGIGEDECWGKRADWCDYCGEVEGVKCGVSVFDQPSNFRYPTYWHIRSYGLFTANFLGISDFTKDKTNSGTHILPAYEKLPLEYRICIHKGYTEESGVSDRYLNFINPPTVTIE
- a CDS encoding Gfo/Idh/MocA family oxidoreductase; this encodes MRKIKAGVAGYGRSGKGIHCHSIGQLPDKYDIVALCEPNDERREEAKENLKCRVYKDFNEFLTDKEVELVSVATPSYLHTECTLASLAAGKNTVCEKPLSDNVADVDKMIEASKKYNKIFAPFQNKRHCTHFQKMKEIVDSGILGKIVEIKINWNGFGRRWDWQTLRKFKGGTLNNTCPHSIDHALQFMPEDDDYEIFCHLEKTLTLGDADDHVKIIMKGKKSPLLDLEVSSAFAYTQPEKYIIAGTKGGLKANYSEIWWKYFDPTTLPDRELPEIAISEGRAYCSEDIEWTEEYWKTPEDAVHFSVAFYDHLYKTLTEGVPLFVSPESARRVVWLSEICHKRTGI
- a CDS encoding sugar phosphate isomerase/epimerase; this encodes MKHGICNEIFKGWELKKVFSFIKNLGYEGLEIAPFTFDDSVENISLDKRKEVKDLSEEYGVSIIGSHWLLAKPDGLSMSSSDSSIRKRTTEYLCSLAEFTSDIGGELMVLGSPKQRNIGEGQTREEVKGHVKEGLVEALKVCESRNIDICLEPLTKNETNFINTASEAIELIEEISHPNLKLHLDVKAMSAESLSIPEIISNSKKYLRHFHVNDVNRMYPGSGEIDYAPILKALKEIDYQGWISLEVFDFSHGAETIALESIKYLKRFI
- the ftsZ gene encoding cell division protein FtsZ, with amino-acid sequence MAKLITDSPEESKAINIKIVGIGNAGSNIISRISEDVKGITSIIFNTDANALTYSKADIKIRIGEKITKGSGTGRDPEKGKFAANEDKEKIKEVLDNSDFVFLVAGLGGGTGTGSSPVIAKIAKDLGAIVIAFVTTPFAFEGDKKIKYSKKGLEILENNVDTLIHLSNKRLYDHVAEDVGITDAFGKIDEIISRTIESLSNLIYKPKIFDIDFADICSIVSKAGKGIVGLGSGKGENRVEDAANNAIDNPLVEKNNIMEAKNILISLTGSKDLTLREVGNAMNLIERKIASPSKVIGVAIDENLENEIRMTILATGIGDKSIEIEEEVSKPVGTTIVNEIPFIPTEIDINKPAILRGKEFKK
- the ftsA gene encoding cell division protein FtsA; translated protein: MLNQIITALDIGTSKIFGITCVAKETGLEAIAANVMNFSEDIVQRGRVTDIEEVSNSIHTVLRSLKNDSGENIIKVNIGLGGGHLTGISYPKSITIEPQGRTISESDIEKVKREIANSVSASYGADRQILFTTPQEYIIDDTNQTKKPPVGMHGNSLLLKMHVVTAETNPMKDIETCVKKAGGLVEGFYPHSWAAAESCLTEEEKKLGCILIDIGKSTTDLIMFSNNSVLTTDSVGIGSKNIDWDISHILHTSELNAEELKKKYGWANYPNLVQEKSPILERQVDIVDLTGKLSRSVSTNEISHIVYARASEILTDYVKTKVDQYLLKHSCIAGIVLTGGGARLQGFEHLAMSVFGLPARIGIPTGPFNLDSNYQAPNFASAIGTVMLASKSIRNLEDSEWWQKILKTVVHSVQKTKTKSNEFLGRIRNGKTNN
- a CDS encoding FtsQ-type POTRA domain-containing protein translates to MRRKKKLKIILSIILVVLLVVGTITLKKLSIKFLKNMEIFYIKNINVIPKYESSINSGLLEMEMGKNLLFCDINGLREVIVENQQVEDCKIKKIFPNTLQIEVVVRKPWMFILDNGNLFCVDRKGKVVYPIKEGFSSFSIIENVSIENQEVTEKDLWKLNTIKEIENAYNCNNLKKHINPDKIIFLRNQEMVIYSDGKRILVAKEDIAEKFKFLKIVFNEIEKNQQNWEYVDIRFEDPIVR
- a CDS encoding D-alanine--D-alanine ligase, whose translation is MKMKISVFYGGDSPEREVSISSGMQVAKALKKIGYTVTLIDPSEKDFLVNLMEAKPDCVFIALHGGKGESGIIQGFLETLNLPYTGSGVLSSAICLNKIIMKKLFFYHSLPTANFVEINEGTTPDDLPFGFPAVVKPANLGSTIGIKIVKDRTEMLNAVEESFSLDNEVFVEEYLKGTEVTVGILGNENPEILPIIEIETPTGFYDYEAKYTSGGSKHIIPPRLNRDALAKIEDVSLKTYKVLGCSGCARMEIILSKDVPYILDVNTIPGLTNTSLLPDAAKAVGITFEVLCEKLVQLAIKKCENQRHKKG